TACGAGATTTCCGCGCGCAGAAAGCGGTTTTCCACGCAGAACTCGAGATAGCGGCGCGCCGTGGTCTTGCTGATGCCAACCGCGCGCGCAACGCTGTCAGCGGTGTGGAGTCCTTCGGGCAACGCGAAGGCTTGACGGACACGCTCGAGAGTGATGGGTTCGATACCCTTGGCATACTTCTCGACACGGAAGTCTTTGGCCTGCAGGTTGAACAGCTCGTCCACCTGGTGCTGGTTGATACGAGTACTCGCCTGCTGCGAGTTGAACAGGCTGACGAAGCGTTCGAGCGACATTTGCAAGCGCTCATAGGACACGGGTTTGACGATGTAGTCGAACGCGCCGTGACGGATGGCTCTCGCACATGTTTCCATGTCGGTCGCGGCGGTGATAAAAATGACGCGCGCTGGCAGATCGGCCGAAACGAGGTCTTCAAGCAACGCGATTCCCTTGCCGTCTGGCAGGTAGTTGTCGAGCAGCACCAGATCCGGCCTGAGTGCACGGACCAGCGTGCGAGCTGACGCTAGCGTGGCGGCGTGGTTAACCGCGCGGACGCGGGGGTTCTTGCGGGCGATAGCAGCGTGAATGTGTGCGAGCTGCTCCTCGTCTTCGACGATCAAGACGTCAATGTTCTGCATGGCTAATTGACCGGATGGGTGCGAAGACCGAAAAAATCGTACCGTGCGGAATGTTGTCTTCTATTGTGATGGTTGCGCCCGCCTGTTGAACGTAGCTGTTCACAAGGTAGAGGCCAATGCCGCGACCCGATCCGTCGTGCGAACTGACGCCGCGCTCGAACAGGCGCTCGCGAAGCGACGGTTCAATGCCACAGCCGAAGTCAGCCACTTCGATGATAAGTTCGTCGCCACGGTCGCAGAGATACAGGATGACCTTCTTTTCCGGGTGATCGCATGCGATTGTCGCTTCGAGCGCGTTGTCAATCAGGTTGCCGATAATCGACATCCATTCGACGTCAGCGAGCGTGGACGGCAACCGGTCGAGGCTGCAGCCGGACTCGAATTGCAGCGTCAGTCCAAGCTCTCGCGCACGATAGTACTTGCCGATGAGCAGGCCGCAAACGCGGTAGTCTCCGAAGGTTCTCGAGATCCGGTCGAGAACCTGTTGCTGAACTGCCGATTGCGTATGGATCAGCCTCTTCGCTTCCTCGAACGCGCCAATATGGAGCAGGCCCGATAGCGTGGAGATCCAGTTCTGGTGTTCATGACGAATCACCCTCAGGTTGTCGGCATAACGCTTCACTTCGCTCAGTTGAAGGCTGAGCGTGTTGATGTCGTCCTTGCGGCGAAAGCTGATGACCCAGCCGTGCAACTGGCCACCAATCCGAATGCCGACTCGGCTCGCGATGACCTGCAGGCTGTTGAACCAGCAGATCTCGTCCTTCCTGTCGTGGTCGTCTTGTCCCTTCGGCATGAATGGGCAGTCAGGCAACAGGCTGTCGATCAGGACGTGCTCGCGTGGCGTCTGCACGTTGAGCATCTCGCGGGCGGCACGATTGATGGAGGTGAGTCTGGAGTGCGCGTCGATCGATAGCACGCCTTCGTAAATAGAATCGAAAATGGCGTCCTGCTGCTGGACCAGCTGCGCGATTTCGATGGGATCGAGCCCGCGCATCTGCCGGCGGATACTGCGCGCAAATAGCCAGGTACAGCACAGCAGGAACAGGGTAGTGCCGGCTACCACGAGCAGAAGCGGCGCGAGCATCGAGTGATTCCATCGATCGATGCTCGAAATAAAATATCCGACCGAGACAACGCCAATAATACGGCCGTGCGGGTCGTGAACCGGAGCCTTGCCGCGCCACGACATGCCGTACATGCCGCTACTCAGCGTTACGATGCTCTTGCCGTCGCGGAGCACGCCTTCGTTGTCTCCGCCCCGCATCGGACTGCCGACGGGTACGGTTGGATCGGTGTGCGCCAGGTGACGACCGTCATCGTCGCCGATTACGATGTAGCTGGCGTCGGTTTTCTCTTTCAGCGGCAGGATCAGCGCGGCCAGTGCGGTGGCGTCGCGTGTGCCGACTGCGGCGACCAAGGCTGGCATTACCGCGATCTGTTGTGCCTGAACACGGGCACGCAAGCCGATCTGGCCATACAGGATCGAATGCATGCTGCTATAGACATAGCAGCCCATGCCAAGCAATAGTGCCGACGATACGCAAAACAGCAGGAGAAACGTTCTCGTCTGAAACGATAATGTCTTAAATTTGGCCCAGCTACATTTGTTGCGAATACACATGACTTCAACTTTTCAATAACATCCCTGCTCGAGAACGCCTCCAAGGTTTCCAATAAGATCAGTGTGCTGAAAGCACGGGCTGCCTTTAGCAGTGCGTGTGGTGGAACGCTGTATCCTGGAGAGGACGAGCGGCTCGATCTCGTCGACACCAATACTCCGCGTAAGAAGGCCATCTCGATGAATCTGCCTTCCAATTGCCACGAACATTGTAGAGCGCACCCGGGCAAGCGTATTGATGTAGTGCAGAAGCGCGTTGCTGCAAATTGCCGCAGCTGGGGCGAGGTTGAGGCGGGCGCGCATTCCGATGCAATGAAACGCGGGGGCCGAAATGAATCAAAGCCTTTTAGCCTTTAAAACCTTTAGCGCCATAAACACCGTTAAATAATTGTGTAAGCATAACCACGGCTGTATGACGCGGATCGTGAAAGCGGCAATTTGAAGTACAAAAAAGTGCTGTTGATGTCTTAAACCAGACTAATCGATCGATTAGCACTGCTACTAAAATACTTGCCAAAAAGTGCGGCTGGAGCGCCGGCGAACCCAGTACGGAGGCCTCGTTACGGCCCGGCACGATCCGGTCAACAAGGGTTCACGCGAGGCGACGCACAACATCAAAAAGCATGTCCTTGTTCAGGAAACCTCTCATGTCCAACCCGAAAGAGAAAATATGGAAGTCGCTTGCGCCTATTGCCCTGATGGTGCTCCTGTGGCTGGTCCCCGTCCCCGGTAGTATGCCTCCACAGGCGTGGCACTATTTTGCTGTGTTTGTCGCCATGGTGGTCGGCATGATCCTGGAGCCTATCCCGGCAACGGCGGTCAGTTTTATAGCGGTCACGTTGTGCGTCATCGGAGGCAACTACTTGCTGTTCAGCCCTGCCGAGTTGGCTGCTCCTCACTTCAATGCGGGCAAGGAGGCGCTGAAGTGGGGGCTGGCCGGATTCTCGAGTACCACGGTATGGCTCGTGTTCGGCGCATTCATCTTTGCGCTAGGTTATGAGGTGAGCGGCCTGGGGCGTCGTATTGCGCTGTATCTAGTCAAATTCATGGGCAAACGCACCCTGACGCTGGGGTACGCCATTGTCATCATCGATATCCTGCTGGCGCCGTTTACTCCGTCGAACACAGCCCGGACCGGTGGCACGATTTTTCCGGTGATAAAGAACCTGCCGCCGTTGTTCGACTCCCATCCCAACGACCCGTCTTCGCGCAAGATTGGTGGCTATCTGATGTGGATGATGGTGGTCAGTACCAGCGTGAGCGCCTCCATGTTCGTTACCGGTGCCGCACCGAATGTGCTGGGCATCGAATTTGTCGGCAAGATTGCCGGCGTGCACATTAGCTGGGGGCAATGGTTTCTGGGATTCCTGCCAGTCGGCCTGATCCTGCTGATCGTTTCGCCCCTTCTCTCTTATGTGCTGTATAAGCCGGGCATCACCCGCAGTAGTGAGGTTTCCAACTGGGCGAAAAAATCGCTCGATGAAATGGGCAAGCTGAACCGCAAGGAATGCACGTTGATTGTGCTGGTGCTGCTCAGCCTGTGCCTATGGGTATTCGGTGACTCGTTCATTGACGCAACCGCTGTCGGCTTGCTGGCGGTTTCCCTAATGCTGGTATTGCGGGTCGTAAGCTGGAGCGACGTCACGAAATACTCCAGCGCGTGGAACACGCTGGTCAATCTGGCGACCTTGGTCGTGATGGCGAACGGCCTGACCCGTTCCGGATTCATCGACTGGTTTGCCCGTACGATGAGCGTACACCTGAACAGTTTTTCGCCTGTCATGGCGGTCATGGTGTTAGTTCTGGTGTTCTATTTTTCCCACTACCTGTTTGCCAGTCTGTCGGCTCACACCGCCACCATGCTGCCCGTCATTCTGGCCGTGGGTAAAGGGGTGCCCGGCATCCCAATGGCGCACCTCTCCATGCTACTGGTGTTTTCGATTGGGCTCATGGGTGTCCTGACACCTTATGCCACCGGGCCCGGTGTGATCATCTACGGCTGCGGTTACGTGACGTCCAAAGACTTTTGGCGAATGGGCGCGATACTCGGGGTGTTCTACATCGCTACGCTGCTGCTGGTGGGCTGGCCGCTGATGTCGCTCTGGATGTAATACATCGCTGCCGACGTCTGCGTGGGCCAACACCATCGCACTTGAATAAAGGTTCGTAGCATGCCGGGAAATCAGTTTCAATCGATAGAAATGCAACTCGAAAGCGTGGCGGGGCGCTTCGAGCTGGTGCTGGTGCCGGGTCTCTACGACAGCGATATCGATCATTGGCAGTCACACTGGCATCAGCGCTTTTCAGGCTGGCGGCGCATCGCGCAGCGTGACTGGAATCAGCCGGATGTCGAAAGCTGGATCGACGCGATCAGTCGCACGCTTGCGCAATGCGAGCGTCCCGCCATCCTGATAGGACACAGCCTGGGCGCACTCGCTAGTTGTGCGCTGGTTGCCAGCCGTGATGTGAATGTGGCGGGACTGATGCTCGTTGCGCCAGCGGAGCCCGCCCGGTTCGAGCTCGATGACCGCGTGCCGCATCATCGGCTGAACGTACCCGGCGTATTGGTCGCCAGTCACGACGATCCGCTGCTGCGATTCGAGCGCGCGCATTTCTGGGCGAATACGTGGGGCTGCCTGTTGGTGGACGTGGGCGAAGCGGGGCACATCAACGCGGAGGCGGGTTACGGTCCCTGGCCGCACGGCCTCGTTATCCTTTCTGAATTGATCCGCTCACTTTAACGAGAATGGGTACGTGACGTTCGGCTGCCGCGCTATAAGCCTGACGCACGGGCGCCAACTCGAAACGCGAGAGAAACCAGGTCACCGCGAGCAGGTCGGCGCTGCCGCCCGGGCTCAGTTGGCGGGTGATGAGGTCGTCGTCCAGTTCAATCATTCGAGCGCGCCCCAGCCGGTGCGACACGCCGCCAGCTTGCAACAGCCTTTGCGCGGTCTGCTGGACGTATTCGAGGCCGGCCAGTCCACCGCGTGCAACCAGATTGGTGTCGGCGTTACGGGCCATCAGATGCAGGAGCGCCTGAAGCAACGCGATCTCATCGCGTGCACCTTGCTGCCGAAGTGCGAGATAGGCGGGTAATGCGTGCTCTCGTACGGTTGCATAGCCCCGCGCGGCTTCGCCGCGTGCGCCTGTCAAACCGAAACGCTGAAATAGCCGCTCGCCTGCGCTATGCGCATTACCCGCGCTTGCCAGTTCTCGCTCGACCAGGTTACAGGTGATCGCCTTCACCTCGGCGCACAAGCTGTGTACCCGCAACGGCGTATGTCTCGCTAATAGCCGTCCCGCGGCCGTGCAGAGCAAGCCGAGTGCGAAGATTCCACCTTTGTGCGTATTGACGCCGCTCGTTGCGAGCAACATGCTCTGTTCGGCGGCGAGCCCAAGAGGGCGAACCAGAGGCAAAATCTCGTCGGCCGGTAGCGCTCCGTAATGGCAGCCCGCTGCCGCGAAGCGCGGAAAATACGGCGCAAGCGCGTCGGCGCTTGCAGAGAACGTATGCAAATTCATGTCGCGATGCGCGCCGCAATTGCGCGCGTCGACGAGCCCGGGCTTGGGTGTCAGATACGCTTCGCGCATCAGGGCTTCGTAAGCGAGCGCGCCAGTCAGCGCGCACGTATCGCGCAGCGCGCCATCCGTGACCAAGGCGCACGTTTGCAGATCATTCAGATTCATTGATCCTCGCATCGATAGCGGCAAGCAGTTCCTCAATCGGATGGCGTCGTGCTCTCGCGCAGGCATGGGCCTCGTCGTCGCAGACAAGGCAGCGTCGCGGCTCCAGCCCGAGGCTCAGGCGCGATAGCGGACGCACTTCATCGATAACGTCGAGATCCCACAGACGGCCCCACCGATGCCCGTCTTCGAGTTCCACCATTGCCAGCTTGAGATCGACGGGGTTGGCTCTCACTGCATAGAGCGCTTCCGGACCGGTAGGCAGCCACAGCGTCGTGCACTCATTGACCGCCCACTGATGCCGGGCCAGTGTGGCAGCGACGGCACTCAGTGCTTCCTGCATGACGCGTCGCCAGGAGGCGCCGTCTTTCACGGCCCCTGGGCTCACGAGCGTCGTGGAAACGAGTGGCGCGCCGTGGCGCGCGAGCCATTGCGCCTGGTGCTGGGCGCGTGCTTCGCGCGCGACCAGCACCGCTTCCAGCGTGACCGGCTGCGCGTTGATCGACGGGTTCACGTCTTGACCTGGCGGACCACGTCGATAACACTGCCGTCCCGGTAGTGGATGATGCCGACCACTCGATCGGTAAACTCGATCGGCTGCGGGAGGCCGGTCTGCGCGACAGCACGCTCATACAGCGATTCGATGCTCATAACAGGCAAGCCAGCCGCGATCAGACGCTCTGCCACGTCTCCACGGGCCGGATTGACAGCGATGCCCTGATCCGTGACCAACACATCGATCGACTCTCCCGGCGTCACGACCGTTGTCACGTGCTTGACCACGGTGGGGATGCGGCTGCGGACAAGCGGCGCGACCACGATCGTCAGGTTCGCAGCGGCGGCCACGTCACAGTGCCCGCCGGAGGCACCACGCATCACTCCATCTGACCCGGTGATCACGTTGACGTTGAAATCGACGTCGATTTCGAGCGCGCTGAGGATCACCAAGTCGACCAGATCGCAATACGTTCCCTTCGAAGACGGGTTGGCGTACTCGTTGGTGGACACTTCCTGATGATGCGGGGACTCGGCTAGCGATTGCGCGGCGACCGTATCGAACGACTGCGTGTCGATCAGCGTTTTGATCAAGCCCTTCTTGTGCAGATCGACCATGCTGCCAGTAATGCCGCCTAACGCGTAGCTCGCAGTGATGCCCTTTCGGATCATGCGCTCTTCGAGGAAGCGCGTGGCAGCGGTGGACGATGCACCCGAGCCGGTCTGCAGCGAGAAGCCGTCGACAAAATAGCCCGAGTGCTCGATCACATCGGCGGCCCGGCGCGCAATCAGCAACTCGCGCGGGTTGCTGGTCATGCGTGCCGCACCCACGCTGATGCGCGAGGGGTCGCCGACTGCGTCGACCTTGACGATATAGTCGACCTCGTCTTGCGAGATGCTCGCGGGGACGTTGGGAAAGGGGACCATCTCGTCTGTAAGCAACACCACCTGGCGGGCAAAGCGCGCGTCGACTTTCGCGTAGCCCAATGATCCACAACGCGATTTGCCGTGCGATCCGTTCGCGTTGCCGAGCGTGTCGCAGCATGGTACGCCGAGAAAGGCGACGTCGATCTGCAACTGCCCCGACTTGAGCAGATGAACACGGCCGCCGTGCGAATGGACGTGCACGGGATTGTCCATCAGGCCGTGTGAGATCGCATCGGCCAGCTTGCCGCGCATACCCGACGTGAAGATGCGTGTGATGACGCCGTTGCGGATATGTTTGATCAGCGGCTCATTGACCGACATCAGCGAGCTCGACGCGAGCGTGAGGTCCCTGAAGCCCATGCGCGCCAGCTCGTCGACGACCATGTTGATCACCTTGTCACCTTCGCGGAACGCGTGGTGAAAGGAAATGGTCATGCCATTTCTTAGCCCGGTACGCGTGATGGCTTCTTCGAGCGACGCGCACAGCTTGCGCTCGCGCTTCTGCGTGGGGTTCGCTAGGTGAGGGGTGATTGCATTGGCGCCGGCAAACGGACGCCATGCGGGATTCTTCTGCAATAAGGCCGTCAGAAATTCATTGTGTTTCATCGACAGATCCCTATGGTTATCGACGGGTGCCCGACGCCTGCGCCAGTTGCAGTGTGCGGCGGGCGTGGTTCACGATGGGCGCGTCGATCATTTTCCCGTTCAGGGCGATCACGCCCAGCCCGTTGCGCTCTGCGGTTTCGGCGGCGGCGATCACGCGGCGTGCGTAGTCGACGCCCTCCTCGGTGGGGGCATATGCGTTGTGGAGCAGATCGATCTGCCGGGGATTGATCAGCGATTTGCCGTTAAACCCCAGGCGCTTGATCAACTCGACTTCTTTCACGAAACCCGCATCGTCGTTGATGTCGGGATATACGACGTCGAACGCATCAATGCCGGCGGCGCGCGCGGCGTGGAGCACAGCGCAACGGGCATAGAACAGTTCGCTGCCGTCACCTCGTTCGGTTTGCATGTCCATCACGTAGTCGAAGCCGGCCAGTGCGAGACCGATCAGACGTTTCGATGCGCGCGCAATGTCGAGTGCATTGACGACACCGCTCGCCGATTCGATCGCGGCCATCAGGCGCACGCTGCCGGCCGCTCGACCCGATGCGCGTTCGATGCGCTCGACCTCGGTTTCCAGCTCATGCACGTCGGCGGCGCGATCGGTCTTCGGCAGGCGGATGACGTTCGCTCCACCGCGCACGGCTGCTTCGAGATCGGCGAGACCGAAGGGTGTATTGAGCGGGTTGATACGCACAACCGTTTCGATATCCTCATAAATGGGATTGCGCAGCGCGTGAAATACCAGCAGACGGGCCGCGTCTTTCTCGCGCAGGCTGACTGCGTCCTCAAGATCGAACATGATGGAGTCGGGCCGGTAGATAAACGCGGTAGACAGCATCGCGGCGTTTGACCCGGGCAGGAAGAGCATGCTGCGGCGAAGTTTCATGACAGTTGCTCCCATGCCAGATGGTCGATGCCGCACGCGCGTAGCGTAGCGGTCTGCACGCGGGCGCGGATGACGCAGTCCAGCGCACCTTTGTCTTCAATGACGACACTGCCGCTCGTCACGTCCATTCGAGCTAGCGTGTCTTCGACGACCTGAAGGATTTGTGCACCGAACTGCTTGATGACCGCACTGCGCAAGACGATTTCCAGCTTGCCATCGGGTGCGGGCCCGATATTGACCAGCAGGTCGCTGGATTCCAGCGAGCCTGCAATGGCTTCCTTGATGATTTGCATGATGCGTTTCCTTTTACCGCGAGCAGGGCTGTCAACCCCGTATCCGGCTCATCCCTGCATATGCAGGCTATGGCCGGGGATTGGCGCGCCCTTCATGAGAAAGCGAAATGTGCTGTCCGGAACCAGCGGCCGGATGCGGGCGAAGTCGCCTGTCGCGAGCAGGCGGCGCACGGCGGATGCGGAGACCGGAATACCCGCCTTCACGTAGCGGGAAATTTCGACCACCCCGACGGGTGAACCAGGCGCTTGCGTGTGCTGCAACCAGTGCTTCATGTCCTCGTTGTAGCGATTGGTGACCACGCAAAACGGCTCGGTGCCGACGAAGCGGTGCGTGATACCCAGCGCGGGCGCGATGTACTGGCGGAACAGCAACAGGTCAATTGCCGTGCGGCAGTGCTCGATCATCCCCTTGTCCTTCAGGAAATACCCGGGGAACGTAGCTTTC
This window of the Caballeronia sp. SBC1 genome carries:
- a CDS encoding response regulator, coding for MQNIDVLIVEDEEQLAHIHAAIARKNPRVRAVNHAATLASARTLVRALRPDLVLLDNYLPDGKGIALLEDLVSADLPARVIFITAATDMETCARAIRHGAFDYIVKPVSYERLQMSLERFVSLFNSQQASTRINQHQVDELFNLQAKDFRVEKYAKGIEPITLERVRQAFALPEGLHTADSVARAVGISKTTARRYLEFCVENRFLRAEISYGHVGRPQRMYVRAAA
- a CDS encoding sensor histidine kinase, with protein sequence MHSILYGQIGLRARVQAQQIAVMPALVAAVGTRDATALAALILPLKEKTDASYIVIGDDDGRHLAHTDPTVPVGSPMRGGDNEGVLRDGKSIVTLSSGMYGMSWRGKAPVHDPHGRIIGVVSVGYFISSIDRWNHSMLAPLLLVVAGTTLFLLCCTWLFARSIRRQMRGLDPIEIAQLVQQQDAIFDSIYEGVLSIDAHSRLTSINRAAREMLNVQTPREHVLIDSLLPDCPFMPKGQDDHDRKDEICWFNSLQVIASRVGIRIGGQLHGWVISFRRKDDINTLSLQLSEVKRYADNLRVIRHEHQNWISTLSGLLHIGAFEEAKRLIHTQSAVQQQVLDRISRTFGDYRVCGLLIGKYYRARELGLTLQFESGCSLDRLPSTLADVEWMSIIGNLIDNALEATIACDHPEKKVILYLCDRGDELIIEVADFGCGIEPSLRERLFERGVSSHDGSGRGIGLYLVNSYVQQAGATITIEDNIPHGTIFSVFAPIRSISHAEH
- a CDS encoding anion permease, translated to MSNPKEKIWKSLAPIALMVLLWLVPVPGSMPPQAWHYFAVFVAMVVGMILEPIPATAVSFIAVTLCVIGGNYLLFSPAELAAPHFNAGKEALKWGLAGFSSTTVWLVFGAFIFALGYEVSGLGRRIALYLVKFMGKRTLTLGYAIVIIDILLAPFTPSNTARTGGTIFPVIKNLPPLFDSHPNDPSSRKIGGYLMWMMVVSTSVSASMFVTGAAPNVLGIEFVGKIAGVHISWGQWFLGFLPVGLILLIVSPLLSYVLYKPGITRSSEVSNWAKKSLDEMGKLNRKECTLIVLVLLSLCLWVFGDSFIDATAVGLLAVSLMLVLRVVSWSDVTKYSSAWNTLVNLATLVVMANGLTRSGFIDWFARTMSVHLNSFSPVMAVMVLVLVFYFSHYLFASLSAHTATMLPVILAVGKGVPGIPMAHLSMLLVFSIGLMGVLTPYATGPGVIIYGCGYVTSKDFWRMGAILGVFYIATLLLVGWPLMSLWM
- a CDS encoding alpha/beta hydrolase; this encodes MPGNQFQSIEMQLESVAGRFELVLVPGLYDSDIDHWQSHWHQRFSGWRRIAQRDWNQPDVESWIDAISRTLAQCERPAILIGHSLGALASCALVASRDVNVAGLMLVAPAEPARFELDDRVPHHRLNVPGVLVASHDDPLLRFERAHFWANTWGCLLVDVGEAGHINAEAGYGPWPHGLVILSELIRSL
- the citG gene encoding triphosphoribosyl-dephospho-CoA synthase CitG → MNLNDLQTCALVTDGALRDTCALTGALAYEALMREAYLTPKPGLVDARNCGAHRDMNLHTFSASADALAPYFPRFAAAGCHYGALPADEILPLVRPLGLAAEQSMLLATSGVNTHKGGIFALGLLCTAAGRLLARHTPLRVHSLCAEVKAITCNLVERELASAGNAHSAGERLFQRFGLTGARGEAARGYATVREHALPAYLALRQQGARDEIALLQALLHLMARNADTNLVARGGLAGLEYVQQTAQRLLQAGGVSHRLGRARMIELDDDLITRQLSPGGSADLLAVTWFLSRFELAPVRQAYSAAAERHVPILVKVSGSIQKG
- the citX gene encoding citrate lyase holo-[acyl-carrier protein] synthase, whose product is MNPSINAQPVTLEAVLVAREARAQHQAQWLARHGAPLVSTTLVSPGAVKDGASWRRVMQEALSAVAATLARHQWAVNECTTLWLPTGPEALYAVRANPVDLKLAMVELEDGHRWGRLWDLDVIDEVRPLSRLSLGLEPRRCLVCDDEAHACARARRHPIEELLAAIDARINESE
- the citF gene encoding citrate lyase subunit alpha codes for the protein MKHNEFLTALLQKNPAWRPFAGANAITPHLANPTQKRERKLCASLEEAITRTGLRNGMTISFHHAFREGDKVINMVVDELARMGFRDLTLASSSLMSVNEPLIKHIRNGVITRIFTSGMRGKLADAISHGLMDNPVHVHSHGGRVHLLKSGQLQIDVAFLGVPCCDTLGNANGSHGKSRCGSLGYAKVDARFARQVVLLTDEMVPFPNVPASISQDEVDYIVKVDAVGDPSRISVGAARMTSNPRELLIARRAADVIEHSGYFVDGFSLQTGSGASSTAATRFLEERMIRKGITASYALGGITGSMVDLHKKGLIKTLIDTQSFDTVAAQSLAESPHHQEVSTNEYANPSSKGTYCDLVDLVILSALEIDVDFNVNVITGSDGVMRGASGGHCDVAAAANLTIVVAPLVRSRIPTVVKHVTTVVTPGESIDVLVTDQGIAVNPARGDVAERLIAAGLPVMSIESLYERAVAQTGLPQPIEFTDRVVGIIHYRDGSVIDVVRQVKT
- the citE gene encoding citrate (pro-3S)-lyase subunit beta — protein: MKLRRSMLFLPGSNAAMLSTAFIYRPDSIMFDLEDAVSLREKDAARLLVFHALRNPIYEDIETVVRINPLNTPFGLADLEAAVRGGANVIRLPKTDRAADVHELETEVERIERASGRAAGSVRLMAAIESASGVVNALDIARASKRLIGLALAGFDYVMDMQTERGDGSELFYARCAVLHAARAAGIDAFDVVYPDINDDAGFVKEVELIKRLGFNGKSLINPRQIDLLHNAYAPTEEGVDYARRVIAAAETAERNGLGVIALNGKMIDAPIVNHARRTLQLAQASGTRR
- the citD gene encoding citrate lyase acyl carrier protein, which translates into the protein MQIIKEAIAGSLESSDLLVNIGPAPDGKLEIVLRSAVIKQFGAQILQVVEDTLARMDVTSGSVVIEDKGALDCVIRARVQTATLRACGIDHLAWEQLS